Genomic DNA from Brenneria izadpanahii:
AGCAAATCGCCGATCTGCTGGCGACGCTGGCGCGCGACAATAACGCCACGCTGGTTGCGATCACCCACGATAAACGTTTGGCATCGCAGATGACGCGTTGTCTGCAATTGGAAAAAGGGCGGCTGGTTGCGGATAGCGACAGCGATCGACAGGAGGCGAAATCATGATCCCATGGCGTTTGATCTGGGTAGACTGGCGCCGATTGTGGCCCGGCGTGCTTGTCGTGGTGCTGTTGATTGCGATGGCCACGGCGTTGAGTATCTCCGTCAGCTTGCAGGAAAGGGCGCTGCGTATGGGAAGCGCCAAGGCGGCGGAGCGTTTTGATTTAGTCATCGGCGCGCCGGGAAGCGAAACCCAACTGGTGTTATCGTCGGTTTTTCTGCAACCTTCGGCGCTGACGCTGATCCCCGCGCAGATACTGGACGATCTGGCGAAAAATCCGCTGGTTGCCTGGGCGGCGCCGATAGCGTTCGGCGATTTCTATCAGGGGATGCCGATTGTCGGCACCACGGCGCCGCTGGTGACGGATAACGGCAAACGCCGACTGGCGGCCGGACGGGTATTCAACCAAAATTTTGAAGCGGTGGCGGGGGCGAATACCGGCCTGGCGCTGGGGGATACCTTTAGTCCCGTGCATGGGCAAATCGGCACGGAGGGCGCTCATGCGCATGAAGGGGTGAGTTATACCGTGGTGGGCATTTTACCCGCGGATGGCAGCGCATGGGATAAGGCGATTCTGGTGCCGGTGAATGCAGTCTGGCTGGTTCATGGCATTCATCCGCATGAGGGAGAAGACGGGCACGATAGCCATGAGGCGGATGAACATCATGAGGCAGGCGGCGAACGCCACGACGACGATGAAGTGCATCATCATGAAGGCGAAGCGGATCATGCGGATGAACATAGCCATCCGGCGGGCGTGCCGGCCATTGTGGTGAAACCCAAGACCATTGCCGGAGCCTATCAGCTGCGCTCACTGTACCGCAACAACTCGACGCTGGCGGTCTTCCCTGGTGAAGTTTTGGTGAAGCTCTATTCCATTCTGGGTGATATCAGGGAACTGCTGGTTTACATCTCGCTGGGCACTCAGGCGCTGGTTGGCGTGGCGGTGGCGATGGTGGCGGTGATCCATCTGAAACAGCGGCAAAGACAGATTGGCGCTCTGCGCGCATTCGGCGCGCCGCGTTACGGTATTTTCGCGCTTATCTGGTGCGGACTGATGTCGCTGGTCGGCGCCGGGGTGCTATTGGGGGTCGGCGTCGGCTATGCCGCCGCACGCGCTATCGCCGTGGTAATGAGCGAAAAAAGCGGTTTTGTGCTGCCCATTACGCTGGAGCGGGAGGACGTGACGTTCGTGCTGATTCTGTTACTGGTTGCCGCCGCGGTGCTGACGCTGCCCGCCATGCTGGCCTACCGTCAGTCGCCGGCGACGGCGCTGCGGGGGGAATAGCGGCAGTTGTTCGCGGTTGGCCGGAGACTTTCCTTCGTACGGTACTAACGGGCTGATGTTACATCAATACTTTCAGCCCGTGTTTTTGTACCACCGACAGCAACTTCAGAGATAGCCCGCTAGGGCGTTTTACCCCGGTTTCCCATTTCTGGACCGTTGAAACACTGGTATTCAGATAATGAGCGAAAACCGATTGACTTACATTGAGTTTTTCACGTAATGCT
This window encodes:
- a CDS encoding ABC transporter permease; amino-acid sequence: MIPWRLIWVDWRRLWPGVLVVVLLIAMATALSISVSLQERALRMGSAKAAERFDLVIGAPGSETQLVLSSVFLQPSALTLIPAQILDDLAKNPLVAWAAPIAFGDFYQGMPIVGTTAPLVTDNGKRRLAAGRVFNQNFEAVAGANTGLALGDTFSPVHGQIGTEGAHAHEGVSYTVVGILPADGSAWDKAILVPVNAVWLVHGIHPHEGEDGHDSHEADEHHEAGGERHDDDEVHHHEGEADHADEHSHPAGVPAIVVKPKTIAGAYQLRSLYRNNSTLAVFPGEVLVKLYSILGDIRELLVYISLGTQALVGVAVAMVAVIHLKQRQRQIGALRAFGAPRYGIFALIWCGLMSLVGAGVLLGVGVGYAAARAIAVVMSEKSGFVLPITLEREDVTFVLILLLVAAAVLTLPAMLAYRQSPATALRGE
- a CDS encoding helix-turn-helix domain-containing protein, coding for MTTKSKFKSPAFEAIHSAASGLFSVGAIPQETMRNFDKTCICSVNDLKPLEIKALREKLNVSQSVFAHYLNTSVSTVQKWETGVKRPSGLSLKLLSVVQKHGLKVLM